In bacterium, the DNA window GCAAGGATGAAAATGTACGAAAACAAGAAACCTTTATTGACGATGACATAATGGGATTCATGTTAGCTGAAGCAGCAAGCACAGATGGAGGGGATGATTTAGACACTCTGAAGAAGGAAAGGAAATCTGCTGACCAGGAATTCAAGGGATTAAGCAAAGATGAGCAAAAAGGCGACAGAGGAAAGACTGTGAAGGCGCGCAGTAAAGAGCTTGCTGAGAAAATCAAGGTTATGACGGAAGGGACATGTGATAAGCGTCGCGGAGCCTTAGAAGTGACGCGTGCAATTTCTTTATCACCGTTCGCAGGTGATATCACTTTCAATGCAAAGAGCGGAACCAAGACTAGCACAAGCCTGTATGGAACCGAGGTCCATGCAACTCGGTACCAATATGCATTTGCGCTCACTCCTGAGTCTCTGCGTGTTCAGTCAAGAACCCTTATCCTTGTTGATGCAATATTGAATCTCTCCGAAGTGGCTGGGAATCAGAGTCGTTTTCTATTTGACTTTTCACCCGACTCAGTTGTGTTCCGATGGACAGATGACTTCGCACCTCGAATTCTCTATGGCTTCGATATGCACAGTGATATGAATCTTTCTTTTCCTGGGATACTCGAAAGAATAAAAAATCGGGACATTCAGCCTAATGAGTTATTCATAGGTGGATCTATCGTAACGACCTTTACCGAAGAAGATCTAAAAATTCTTCAAGGCGCATTTGTTGATAACGGAGTAAGGGCGGCCGTCGATAAGTTGAAGCACCGAATCCGTCGGGACCTCGAACTTCCGGAGAAATAGCGCATGGAGCAAATAGGTCTGTACGTATCGGTTCCTATCACTTCTTTCCGAGTACCGCGCGCCCGGGAGTATTTTGAAACATTCCCCTGTCCTCCACCTTCAACTGTTTACGGAATGTTGCTTTCTATTGTTGGCGAAGAGAACCGCTATAAACATGAAGGAACTGAGATTGCGATTGCGCTTGTTTGCGATCCCGAATATTCGGTTGTTCTTCGAACTGTCTGGCGCGTTAAGGAAATGAAAAATGGCCCGGGATTGGGAAATAACCGCCGACCGGATTTCCAAGAAATATTGTCACCGGTTGAGGTTGTGGTCTGGGTCCGTAAAGGACAAGACGAAGTAGCGGAGACTTCGTTACTAAGTCGACTGGCTTATGTGATGGAAGATCCACAGCGTATCAAGAGATTTGGGGGAGTTTCGCTCGGAGAGAGCACTCATTTAGTAAATGACGTTTGCCACCTGAAATACAGAAGTGATCAGAAAGATTCCAGTGAGAAGTGTCATTTATTAGTCTCCGATCAAGGAGGCGATCTTGCTCTTCCCATTTGGCCTGATCATGTAGGATCTACAACAAGCTGGGGTCAATTCAAGTTATTGAATACAAAACTCCCGGAGAAACCCTCAAGTAGAGCGTGGATTCCCATTAAGAGGTGACTCAGGTTTATCATGGCGGCTTATTCAGCAGGCACCTCGAATAATAACGCGGCACCACTCCTTCGGGTCCAATCTCTGCATGCGCTGTTGTATTGCGAGCGTTTGTTTTACCTGGAAGAAGTGGAGAATGTGCGGCTCGCGGATGCAGCGGTATATGCTGGCCGCAGACTACACGTGGAGTTGGCACGAGAAGAAGAAGGTGATTGGCACGCACTGGACTTAAAGTCGGAAAAGCTTGGTCTAATTGGTCGCGTAGATTGTCTGAGACGGCGGAACGGATCGCTTATTCCCTACGAACACAAACGGGGACGCGCTGCGCGAATTCGTACAACAAATCCTCCCAAAGGCAGTAAGAATTCGGATGAAGCATGCGCCTGGCCGAGCGATAGACTGCAAGTAGGGGCATATGCGATGCTGGTAGAAGAAGCGACCGGACAGACGATTGTCGAAGGACGAGTGCGTTATCATCAGGACAACGTTACTGTGCGCGTCCCGATAGATCCAGCTTTACGCGCTGACGTTATTCAGTCCATCTCACGTGCAAGAAGTCTTGCGGATTGTGTCGAGCGGCCGCCTGTAACTGAAAATGAAAGGCTTTGCGTGAAGTGCTCCCTGGCACCTGCATGTCTTCCGGAAGAGGCTCGCGCCATCTCGCGACTCAGCAGTGAGTCTATCCATAAGCCGCTACAAAGAAGTGTAGGGCTGAAGACGCAACAAATCGATCAGCCAAGTGCGGACCAGAAGGCGGGCACAGGTAAAGAATCGAGTCTGGCAACGTCGCATGTGCCACGCCTATTTCCCGCGGACGATCACAGGCAAGCGTTACACGTTGTAACCCCAGGGGCTCGCGTTGGGCGCGCTGGTGATGAAATCGAGATCTTTGCACCGGAACAGCCGAAAGAACGCCATCCTGTACGCGAAATCGGTCAAGTCGTTCTGCACGGTTTTGCCCAGATCACAACACAAGCACTACGGCTGTGTGCAGACAAGGAAGTCGCCGTTCATTGGATCACGCAGGGAGGCGGCTATATTGGATCGTTTTCTTCGGGAGCCGGCGCAGTGCAAAAACGGATTCGACAATACGAGGCACTGCGAACTCCCGAGTTCCGTCTGCAGCTTGTACGCAGACTTGCAGAAGCAAAAATCCTCTCGCAGCTTCGTTTCGTACTTCGCGCCAGTCGAAATACCGATCGAGAGACCATCGGGATTTCGCAAACAATTGATGGAATCCGCAAACTCATGCCTGCTCTTCAGCGAGCAAATTCCGTCGATGCAATCAGAGGCTTGGAAGGACGCGCCGGCGCTCTTTATTTCAAAGCCTTGCCGACCTTCATCGATTCAGCTATTGATGAACGAATGAAACCCGAAGGTCGCACTCGTCGACCGCCGCGCGATCGTTTCAACGCGTTAATCGGGTTTGCGTATGCACTGCTGCTCAAGGACGTGATGTCTGCAATTCTCACAGTCGGACTTGATCCTGCATTCGGATTCTATCACCGGCCCAGAAGCCAAGCCCATCCCTTGGCGCTGGATCTAATCGAACTTTTTCGCGTCGCCATGGTAGATCTTCCTATCGTTGCTTCGCTCAATCGACGTCAATGGGACCCGGATGACGATTTTGTCGTTGCAGGGTTTCAGGTCTGGCTTTCAGACTTAGGCAGACGCAAAATGATTGAGCTATATGAAAAGCGAAAAACCGACAGATGGAAACATCCGGTACTCCGATACTCCCTCACGTACGCAAGACTTATCGAATTGGAAGCAAGACTTCTTGAAAAGGAATGGACAGGCGAGCCGGGTTTGTTTGCCCGGATGCGTTTAAGGTGATGCCCGAATGAGTCAAACAAATCTTTGGTATCTTGTCGCATATGACATCCGAGAGTCGAAGCGATGGAGGCGTGCTTACAAGATCATTCGCGGCTACGGAAAACCACTGCAGTACTCTTTATTTCGATGCAGGCTTAGTTCGGTGCAACTCGAGCAGCTTCGATGGGAGCTGGAGAAAGTATTGGAACCGGAAGATGCACTGATGTTCGTCGGTCTGTGCTCCAATTGTGTCGAACGCACGATTTTGCGCAACCGCGTTGGCGTGTGGGAAAATGAAAGTGCATTCCGAGTTGTTTAACAATCATGCGCCTCTGCATGTTGCCGTAATGAAGGATGTTTCTTCTAGCTAAATCGAAATGACGAAAGGGATTATGGATAAAAGATGGATTGAATCGTGCTTGAATGAGTACTTTGTTCTTTGCCATGAGCGATTTAGTCCCACAAGCTCGGAATCATTGATGCTCCTTATGACGTGCTGGAAATTGGACCTTGAAAGCAGACGTGCTAAGTTAATGCTAACGCTCAGTTTGAAACTGGCGCGGTGAAAGGATCTGTGATGCCGAAAGGCGTTGAGCACCTCTTTGAGTTTTAGTTTTCTACGGAGAGCAT includes these proteins:
- the cas1 gene encoding type I-MYXAN CRISPR-associated endonuclease Cas1; its protein translation is MAAYSAGTSNNNAAPLLRVQSLHALLYCERLFYLEEVENVRLADAAVYAGRRLHVELAREEEGDWHALDLKSEKLGLIGRVDCLRRRNGSLIPYEHKRGRAARIRTTNPPKGSKNSDEACAWPSDRLQVGAYAMLVEEATGQTIVEGRVRYHQDNVTVRVPIDPALRADVIQSISRARSLADCVERPPVTENERLCVKCSLAPACLPEEARAISRLSSESIHKPLQRSVGLKTQQIDQPSADQKAGTGKESSLATSHVPRLFPADDHRQALHVVTPGARVGRAGDEIEIFAPEQPKERHPVREIGQVVLHGFAQITTQALRLCADKEVAVHWITQGGGYIGSFSSGAGAVQKRIRQYEALRTPEFRLQLVRRLAEAKILSQLRFVLRASRNTDRETIGISQTIDGIRKLMPALQRANSVDAIRGLEGRAGALYFKALPTFIDSAIDERMKPEGRTRRPPRDRFNALIGFAYALLLKDVMSAILTVGLDPAFGFYHRPRSQAHPLALDLIELFRVAMVDLPIVASLNRRQWDPDDDFVVAGFQVWLSDLGRRKMIELYEKRKTDRWKHPVLRYSLTYARLIELEARLLEKEWTGEPGLFARMRLR
- a CDS encoding DevR family CRISPR-associated autoregulator produces the protein MSKHLFGLIVTPYGAAANNRGETEGNITTLQKLLWKGEIHTTVSAEAIRWAIRYYFQRTQGTKAVNRQWSEEIEDHVWQDQTWAPWTSKDENVRKQETFIDDDIMGFMLAEAASTDGGDDLDTLKKERKSADQEFKGLSKDEQKGDRGKTVKARSKELAEKIKVMTEGTCDKRRGALEVTRAISLSPFAGDITFNAKSGTKTSTSLYGTEVHATRYQYAFALTPESLRVQSRTLILVDAILNLSEVAGNQSRFLFDFSPDSVVFRWTDDFAPRILYGFDMHSDMNLSFPGILERIKNRDIQPNELFIGGSIVTTFTEEDLKILQGAFVDNGVRAAVDKLKHRIRRDLELPEK
- the cas2 gene encoding CRISPR-associated endonuclease Cas2: MSQTNLWYLVAYDIRESKRWRRAYKIIRGYGKPLQYSLFRCRLSSVQLEQLRWELEKVLEPEDALMFVGLCSNCVERTILRNRVGVWENESAFRVV
- the cas5 gene encoding type I-MYXAN CRISPR-associated protein Cas5/Cmx5/DevS, giving the protein MEQIGLYVSVPITSFRVPRAREYFETFPCPPPSTVYGMLLSIVGEENRYKHEGTEIAIALVCDPEYSVVLRTVWRVKEMKNGPGLGNNRRPDFQEILSPVEVVVWVRKGQDEVAETSLLSRLAYVMEDPQRIKRFGGVSLGESTHLVNDVCHLKYRSDQKDSSEKCHLLVSDQGGDLALPIWPDHVGSTTSWGQFKLLNTKLPEKPSSRAWIPIKR